The following proteins come from a genomic window of Thermomicrobiales bacterium:
- a CDS encoding ABC transporter permease: MVKFLLVRLLGTIPVLLGVSVLVFAMVRLVPGDPIDMMFTNLAPPSPEQREQIRKDMGLDKPIYLQYTSFVGNALRGDLGKSYRTKRPVSEEIRNRLPNTIKLTITSLALSTLIGVVAGVTAATFKNTWLDFFSMLVAIIGVSIPGFWLGLMIMMLFSVKLGWFPVAGADTWKHLVLPTITLGVLASAILARMTRSAMLDVLNQDYVRTARAKGLREWLVVMRHAFRNALVPIVTILGLQIGGLLSGAFIIEAVFAYPGIGMLAVQALATRDFPLIQGIVLLVAVIYVVVNLIVDMLYGVLDPRVRHG, encoded by the coding sequence ATGGTCAAGTTTCTTCTCGTCCGACTACTGGGAACAATTCCGGTTCTGCTCGGCGTCAGCGTACTCGTGTTCGCCATGGTTCGCCTCGTACCCGGCGACCCGATCGACATGATGTTCACCAACCTGGCCCCGCCGTCCCCAGAACAACGCGAACAAATCCGCAAGGATATGGGCCTCGATAAGCCGATCTACCTCCAGTACACCTCCTTCGTCGGTAATGCGTTGCGTGGCGACCTCGGCAAGTCGTATCGCACCAAGCGCCCGGTCTCTGAAGAGATTCGAAACCGATTGCCGAACACGATCAAGTTAACGATCACCAGCCTCGCACTCTCGACGCTTATCGGCGTCGTCGCCGGGGTGACAGCCGCGACCTTCAAGAACACCTGGCTCGACTTTTTCAGCATGCTCGTCGCCATCATCGGTGTCTCAATCCCCGGCTTCTGGCTGGGCTTGATGATCATGATGCTCTTCTCGGTGAAGCTGGGTTGGTTCCCGGTCGCTGGCGCAGATACCTGGAAACACCTGGTTTTACCTACCATCACACTCGGCGTTCTTGCGTCCGCCATCCTGGCCCGCATGACTCGCTCCGCCATGCTTGACGTCCTCAACCAGGACTACGTGCGCACCGCCCGGGCAAAAGGACTACGCGAATGGCTCGTCGTCATGCGGCACGCCTTCCGCAACGCACTTGTGCCGATCGTCACCATCCTCGGATTGCAGATCGGTGGCCTGCTGAGCGGTGCGTTCATCATCGAGGCGGTCTTCGCCTATCCCGGCATCGGCATGCTCGCGGTGCAGGCGTTGGCGACGCGCGACTTTCCTCTCATCCAGGGGATCGTCCTCCTCGTCGCAGTCATCTACGTCGTTGTCAATCTCATCGTCGACATGCTCTATGGCGTGCTCGACCCGCGCGTTCGGCACGGTTAA
- a CDS encoding ABC transporter substrate-binding protein — protein MDLEFEPVIAESFEVADDGLSYTFKIREGINFHDGTPVNAEAVKFSFDRVIDPETAAPSASWVADMESTEVIDEYATLHLKGVFSPLLGNISSAYFGIISPAAVEKYGDDFGINPVGSGPFIFKEWVQGETITLTRNEDYVNVRSYNDNKGAPYLEEMVFRNIPEEQTQVASFETGEINFFAMPAQQMQRFEGQDDYSLMRPEQSTSIAFIEFSIVDNSGELEFMAPFDDQKVRQAVAHAVDADTIIDRILQGTAVRNFGLMPTGNWGFTPDIEEFGYHYDSDKANALLDEAGWVKNGDFREKDGKKLEVVFWTWNATTQERIAQVIQGQLAEVGIDAKLETMEVATVLARLAENVSQMDLMGWGWSESDLLFMMTDGDGQFGLYQQYSPEYKDAVVAGRSTSDMDARAAAYLDAMKIALADCAAVPLWSAVSTWGVRSNELKGVKFGPQGYVTYMDAYQEL, from the coding sequence ATGGATCTCGAGTTCGAGCCAGTCATTGCCGAGAGCTTCGAGGTTGCCGATGATGGCCTGAGCTACACGTTCAAGATCCGCGAGGGAATCAACTTCCACGACGGCACGCCGGTCAACGCCGAAGCCGTCAAGTTCTCGTTCGACCGCGTGATCGATCCTGAGACTGCCGCGCCGAGCGCCAGTTGGGTCGCCGACATGGAGTCAACCGAGGTCATCGACGAGTACGCCACGCTGCACCTCAAAGGCGTCTTCTCGCCGCTCCTCGGCAACATCTCAAGCGCCTATTTCGGCATTATCTCGCCGGCCGCCGTCGAGAAGTATGGCGACGATTTCGGCATCAATCCGGTAGGCAGTGGTCCATTCATCTTCAAGGAGTGGGTTCAGGGTGAGACTATCACACTCACCCGCAACGAGGATTACGTCAACGTCCGCTCCTACAACGACAACAAGGGCGCGCCGTACCTCGAAGAGATGGTCTTCCGCAACATCCCCGAAGAACAGACGCAGGTCGCCTCGTTCGAGACCGGCGAGATCAACTTCTTCGCCATGCCTGCTCAACAGATGCAGCGATTCGAGGGCCAGGACGATTACTCCCTGATGCGCCCGGAGCAGTCGACGTCGATCGCATTCATCGAGTTCTCGATCGTGGACAACAGCGGAGAGCTCGAGTTCATGGCACCTTTCGATGACCAGAAGGTACGCCAGGCTGTTGCCCACGCCGTTGACGCCGACACCATCATCGACCGAATTCTGCAGGGCACTGCCGTCCGCAACTTCGGCCTGATGCCGACCGGTAACTGGGGCTTCACCCCGGACATCGAGGAGTTCGGCTACCACTACGACAGTGACAAGGCCAACGCCTTGCTGGATGAGGCCGGCTGGGTCAAGAATGGCGACTTCCGCGAAAAGGACGGCAAGAAGCTCGAAGTCGTCTTCTGGACCTGGAACGCCACGACCCAGGAGCGCATTGCCCAGGTCATTCAGGGGCAGCTCGCCGAGGTCGGCATCGATGCCAAGCTCGAGACCATGGAAGTCGCTACCGTCCTTGCCCGCCTCGCAGAGAACGTTTCCCAGATGGACCTCATGGGTTGGGGCTGGTCGGAGTCCGATCTGCTCTTCATGATGACCGATGGCGACGGCCAGTTCGGCCTGTACCAGCAGTACAGCCCCGAGTACAAGGACGCTGTCGTCGCCGGCCGCAGCACGTCCGACATGGACGCGCGTGCCGCCGCCTATCTGGACGCGATGAAGATCGCGCTGGCCGATTGCGCCGCCGTTCCGCTGTGGAGCGCGGTGTCAACCTGGGGTGTCCGTAGCAATGAGCTGAAGGGGGTCAAGTTCGGCCCACAGGGCTACGTCACCTACATGGACGCCTACCAGGAGCTCTAG
- a CDS encoding helix-turn-helix domain-containing protein, protein MSVERVPFEQSDEYLIDTIDKLRVVANPLRLQIIDCLIHEAHTVKEIGDRLGIKSNTLYYHVSELESVGMVQLVDAVVISGIQNKYYRATARYFRLLSSLLYVDGDPIGGADFLASTVEGTARDLRTAAASGTVERHPELLRITQRTIWTTPDRVAAIRKRLGDIERDFVQLNEPDGPVRVEMQFALFPHADTARPRRS, encoded by the coding sequence GTGAGCGTCGAGCGGGTGCCATTTGAACAGAGTGACGAGTACCTGATCGACACGATCGATAAGCTGCGTGTCGTCGCGAATCCGCTGCGCCTGCAGATCATCGATTGCCTGATTCACGAGGCACACACGGTTAAAGAGATTGGCGACCGACTTGGCATCAAGTCGAACACGCTCTATTACCACGTCTCCGAACTTGAGAGCGTCGGCATGGTTCAGCTTGTCGACGCCGTCGTCATCTCCGGCATTCAGAACAAGTACTACCGCGCTACTGCGCGCTACTTCCGCCTCCTCTCGTCACTACTCTATGTCGATGGCGATCCCATAGGGGGCGCTGATTTCCTCGCATCGACCGTCGAAGGCACCGCGCGCGATCTGCGCACGGCGGCGGCGAGCGGCACCGTCGAGCGCCACCCGGAGTTGCTGCGGATTACGCAGCGAACGATCTGGACAACACCCGACCGCGTAGCTGCAATCCGCAAGCGGCTCGGCGACATCGAGCGCGACTTTGTGCAGCTGAATGAGCCCGACGGGCCGGTGCGCGTCGAAATGCAGTTCGCTCTGTTTCCCCATGCAGACACCGCCAGGCCCAGGCGTTCCTAG
- a CDS encoding carbonic anhydrase produces MTLMEHLLYANEQYSEDFRQGRLPRTPRLQLAILTCMDSRIDPDRILGLQEGDAHVIRNAGGRASDDAIRSLVLSYRLLGTRYFLVIHHTDCGMTKITNDQMRDELLSDLGADVSHVDFLPITDPDETVRADVETIRNSPMIRPDIRIHGFVYDVTTGQLRSVV; encoded by the coding sequence ATGACGCTGATGGAGCACCTGCTCTACGCCAACGAACAATACAGCGAGGACTTTCGCCAGGGCCGACTCCCACGCACCCCTCGACTGCAGCTCGCCATCCTCACCTGCATGGATTCCCGCATCGATCCTGACCGCATTCTCGGTCTGCAGGAAGGCGATGCGCATGTCATTCGCAACGCCGGTGGCCGGGCGAGCGATGATGCCATTCGCTCGCTGGTGCTCTCTTATCGCTTGCTCGGCACCCGCTACTTCCTCGTCATCCACCACACTGACTGCGGCATGACCAAGATCACGAACGACCAGATGCGCGACGAGCTTTTGTCCGACCTCGGTGCTGACGTGTCGCACGTCGACTTCCTGCCGATCACCGACCCGGACGAGACGGTGCGTGCGGATGTCGAGACAATCCGTAACTCCCCCATGATTCGTCCAGACATCCGCATCCACGGCTTTGTCTATGACGTCACAACCGGCCAACTCCGCTCGGTCGTCTAA